In a genomic window of Halobiforma lacisalsi AJ5:
- a CDS encoding thiolase family protein has product MERVAIIGASMTQFGQREDEWILDLLAEAGLECLEDAGVDAADVEHLYVSNMASGEFEGQTGVPNALAHDIDAVPAYTQRVDQTSSSGGAGIYAAWQSVASGASDMTLLVGGEKMTHRTTGEATDVIASLTHPAEYKHGVTLPSFAGLTARHYLEKFDAPRESLAKVAVKNHRNGVDNPNAQFRKEIDEETALESPIVADPLRLYDFCPITDGSAALMLCPESVAEEYTDEYVVISGIDGATDTHVVHEREDPTVMGGVVESGKGAYEMSGYEPEDVDVAELHDMFTILEFLQMEGLGFAEQGEAWKLVEDGYTERDGELPINTSGGLKSKGHPLGASGVAQGVEIYEQLMGEAGPRQVDADVGLCCNVGGFGNCVITTIMEAAQ; this is encoded by the coding sequence ATGGAACGTGTTGCAATCATCGGCGCCTCGATGACCCAGTTCGGGCAACGCGAGGACGAGTGGATCCTCGATCTCCTCGCGGAGGCCGGACTCGAGTGTCTCGAGGACGCGGGCGTCGACGCGGCGGACGTCGAACACCTGTACGTTTCGAACATGGCGAGCGGCGAGTTCGAGGGCCAGACCGGCGTCCCGAACGCGCTCGCACACGACATCGACGCGGTACCGGCCTACACCCAGCGAGTCGACCAGACCAGTTCCAGCGGCGGCGCAGGGATCTACGCCGCCTGGCAGTCGGTCGCCAGCGGGGCAAGCGACATGACCCTGCTCGTCGGTGGGGAGAAGATGACCCACCGGACGACCGGCGAGGCGACCGACGTGATCGCGTCGCTGACCCACCCCGCAGAGTACAAACACGGCGTCACCCTCCCCTCGTTCGCGGGGCTGACCGCGCGCCACTACCTCGAGAAGTTCGACGCGCCCCGCGAGAGCCTGGCGAAGGTGGCCGTCAAGAACCATCGCAACGGCGTCGACAACCCGAACGCCCAGTTCCGGAAGGAGATCGACGAGGAGACGGCCCTGGAGTCGCCGATCGTCGCCGACCCGCTGCGGCTGTACGACTTCTGTCCGATCACGGACGGCTCGGCCGCGCTGATGCTCTGCCCGGAGTCGGTCGCCGAGGAGTACACCGACGAGTACGTCGTCATCTCCGGGATCGACGGCGCGACGGATACACACGTCGTCCACGAGCGCGAGGACCCGACCGTGATGGGCGGCGTCGTCGAGAGCGGGAAGGGCGCCTACGAGATGAGTGGCTACGAACCCGAGGACGTCGACGTCGCGGAACTCCACGACATGTTCACGATCCTCGAGTTCCTCCAGATGGAGGGACTGGGCTTCGCCGAGCAGGGCGAGGCCTGGAAACTCGTCGAGGACGGGTACACCGAACGCGACGGCGAACTGCCGATAAACACCTCGGGCGGGCTCAAGTCCAAGGGCCACCCGCTCGGCGCCAGCGGCGTCGCACAGGGCGTCGAGATCTACGAACAGCTCATGGGCGAGGCCGGTCCGCGACAGGTCGATGCGGACGTCGGCCTCTGCTGTAACGTGGGC